The genomic segment TAACGATCGAGAAAGCGAACGGCGTCACTGTCCATATGACAAAATATATGAATAGAGATGAGGTGGGTCAAAGTGCCAGCAAAGTCTCAACAACGCCATCACAGTGATGATGAAGTACTTCGACTGATTGATTTGTATCAGCAGGACGACCAAGATGAGGAAGTGCATGCGGCATTACTCGAGCGTTATTCAGACTTGGTAGAAGCTTTGGCCCGGAAGTTCTCGCGTGGTCGACCGATTCATGACGATCTTGTTCAGGTCGGAATGATTGGGTTACTCGCAGCACTTCGCCGATTCGATAAGGAATTTGGTCGCAGTTTTGAATCGTTTGCTGTTCCGACGATCATTGGAGAAATCAAACGTTTCATCCGCGATAAGACATGGAGCGTCCACGTTCCACGTCGCATCAAGGAACTCGGACCAAAAATCAAGAAGGCGGTTGAAGAGTTGACGACGGAGCTACAACGCTCTCCTCGCATCGATGAGATTGCTGCTCGCCTTGAAGTATCAGAAGAGGAAGTCCTCGAAACACTCGAGATGGGGAAGAGTTATCAAGCTCTCTCCGTCGATAGCTCGATTGAGGCAGATCAGGAAGGTAGTACCGTTACCTTACTCGACCTCGTTGGTAATCAAGAGAATGGCTATGACTCTGTCGATCAGCGTCTGATTCTCGAAAAAGCATTTGCTGTTTTAACAGACCGTGAGCGTTCGATTCTCGAATGTGCTTATTATCGCAATATGAGCCAAAAAGAAACGGGAGAACTACTCGGCATTTCACAAATGCACGTGTCCCGTCTCCAACGACGTGCTTTGCAGAAGTTGCGTGAAGCGATTAAAGTCGAACCGAATGAAGTATTTTCAAAAGACTGACCTCGTGTCAGTCTTTTTTCTTTTCGATGCATTCTTCGGTATAATGAATGAGAGGTGAAGCAGATGGAAAAGAGAATCGCAAGTGAATTGAATGTACGTCCTGCTCAAGTGAAGGCAGTCTTACAATTGACGGAAGAAGGCGGTACGATTCCGTTCATCGCCCGCTACCGGAAAGAACAGACAGGTGAACTTGATGAGGTCGCGATTAAAGCGATCCTCGACCGACATAAACAATTAACACAACTTGAAAGTAGACGAAGTGATGTCCTTGAAAAAATCGAGGAACAAGGCGTACTGACACCCGAACTCCGTCGAACGCTCGAAGAAGCGACGACCTTACAACAAGTCGAAGATATCTACTTACCGTTTCGACCAAAACGTCGGACGAAGGCGGAAATTGCACGGGAAGCAGGGCTTGCGCCACTTGCTGACTGGTTACGCGACAAGTCTGCCTATGATGAGGCAACATTCCAGCGTTTGAGC from the Exiguobacterium sp. BMC-KP genome contains:
- the sigB gene encoding RNA polymerase sigma factor SigB; protein product: MPAKSQQRHHSDDEVLRLIDLYQQDDQDEEVHAALLERYSDLVEALARKFSRGRPIHDDLVQVGMIGLLAALRRFDKEFGRSFESFAVPTIIGEIKRFIRDKTWSVHVPRRIKELGPKIKKAVEELTTELQRSPRIDEIAARLEVSEEEVLETLEMGKSYQALSVDSSIEADQEGSTVTLLDLVGNQENGYDSVDQRLILEKAFAVLTDRERSILECAYYRNMSQKETGELLGISQMHVSRLQRRALQKLREAIKVEPNEVFSKD